The following coding sequences are from one Melospiza melodia melodia isolate bMelMel2 chromosome 2, bMelMel2.pri, whole genome shotgun sequence window:
- the LOC134414893 gene encoding uncharacterized protein LOC134414893 isoform X2: MDFSSPLTLLCLLVIITVTQGSAIWTGVLSGDSAIFSLEIQSLQNFSSMSKEDKKCSTTVLNDTLLAKCGTSASRWLNLENGSLVLRSVEKDDEGKYGFVFQNTARNFTLEVFEPTIGIQCFPDGTAELSCNVASNEILVFRWLLNGTHLKAEGACIKDAGKKVHLGKTEPGEFVCEILKGNSVTRTRPITLSCSYGCAAGALILLLALPAAICCCMRKRRHKFIPVPSEEEKDDGLTMSVVSGEGTKSPPNGDRLEAQSDRPAKPDAAQIGQGVEPQPVAEENLPVQIEAEEMPDAEVLVDMDGQEDASDCFPDPADD, from the exons ATGGATTTCAGCTCTCCTTTGACTCTGCTCTGCTTGCTGGTGATAATAACTGTTACTCAAG GCTCTGCCATCTGGACTGGCGTGCTCAGCGGCGACTCAGCAATCTTTTCTTTGGAAATCCAAAGCCTGCAGAACTTCTCCAGCATGAGCAAGGAGGACAAGAAATGCTCTACAACTGTCCTAAATGATACCTTGTTGGCCAAGTGTGGCACTTCTGCCAGCAGATGGCTGAACTTAGAGAATGGCTCCCTGGTGCTGAGGAGTGTGGAGAAAGATGACGAAGGAAAATACGGATTTGTTTTTCAGAACACCGCCAGAAATTTTACACTGGAAGTGTTTG AGCCGACCATTGGTATCCAGTGCTTCCCTGACGGAACTGCAGAGCTGTCCTGCAACGTGGCCAGCAACGAGATCCTGGTCTTCAGGTGGCTCCTCAATGGCACCCACCTGAAAGCCGAGGGGGCTTGCATTAAGGATGCTGGGAAGAAGGTTCACCTGGGCAAAACCGAGCCTGGGGAGTTTGTGTGTGAGATTTTGAAGGGGAACAGTGTCACAAGGACCAGGCCCATTACGCTGTCTTGCAGCTACG GCTGTGCAGCGGGTGCGCTCATCCTGCTGCTGGCTTTGCCTGCAGCCATATGTTGCTGCATGAGGAAGAGGAGACACAAGTTCATCCCAGTGCCTTCAG aggaggagaaggatgatGGGCTAACAATGTCAGTGGTGTCTGGGGAAGGCACGAAGAGCCCCCCCAATGGAGACCGCCTGGAGGCTCAGAGTGACCGTCCTGCCAAGCCTG ATGCTGCCCAGATTGGTCAAGGTGTTGAGCCCCAGCCAGTGGCAGAAGAAAACCTACCAGTGCAGATAGAAGCTGAGGAAATGCCAGATGCTGAGGTCCTAGTTGATATGGATGGCCAGGAAGATGCCTCAGACTGTTTCCCAGATCCAGCTGATGACTGA
- the LOC134414893 gene encoding uncharacterized protein LOC134414893 isoform X1 — translation MDFSSPLTLLCLLVIITVTQGSAIWTGVLSGDSAIFSLEIQSLQNFSSMSKEDKKCSTTVLNDTLLAKCGTSASRWLNLENGSLVLRSVEKDDEGKYGFVFQNTARNFTLEVFEPTIGIQCFPDGTAELSCNVASNEILVFRWLLNGTHLKAEGACIKDAGKKVHLGKTEPGEFVCEILKGNSVTRTRPITLSCSYDLLRYPGFIYILAGCAAGALILLLALPAAICCCMRKRRHKFIPVPSEEEKDDGLTMSVVSGEGTKSPPNGDRLEAQSDRPAKPDAAQIGQGVEPQPVAEENLPVQIEAEEMPDAEVLVDMDGQEDASDCFPDPADD, via the exons ATGGATTTCAGCTCTCCTTTGACTCTGCTCTGCTTGCTGGTGATAATAACTGTTACTCAAG GCTCTGCCATCTGGACTGGCGTGCTCAGCGGCGACTCAGCAATCTTTTCTTTGGAAATCCAAAGCCTGCAGAACTTCTCCAGCATGAGCAAGGAGGACAAGAAATGCTCTACAACTGTCCTAAATGATACCTTGTTGGCCAAGTGTGGCACTTCTGCCAGCAGATGGCTGAACTTAGAGAATGGCTCCCTGGTGCTGAGGAGTGTGGAGAAAGATGACGAAGGAAAATACGGATTTGTTTTTCAGAACACCGCCAGAAATTTTACACTGGAAGTGTTTG AGCCGACCATTGGTATCCAGTGCTTCCCTGACGGAACTGCAGAGCTGTCCTGCAACGTGGCCAGCAACGAGATCCTGGTCTTCAGGTGGCTCCTCAATGGCACCCACCTGAAAGCCGAGGGGGCTTGCATTAAGGATGCTGGGAAGAAGGTTCACCTGGGCAAAACCGAGCCTGGGGAGTTTGTGTGTGAGATTTTGAAGGGGAACAGTGTCACAAGGACCAGGCCCATTACGCTGTCTTGCAGCTACG ACCTGCTGCGGTACCCAGGGTTCATTTACATCCTGGCAGGCTGTGCAGCGGGTGCGCTCATCCTGCTGCTGGCTTTGCCTGCAGCCATATGTTGCTGCATGAGGAAGAGGAGACACAAGTTCATCCCAGTGCCTTCAG aggaggagaaggatgatGGGCTAACAATGTCAGTGGTGTCTGGGGAAGGCACGAAGAGCCCCCCCAATGGAGACCGCCTGGAGGCTCAGAGTGACCGTCCTGCCAAGCCTG ATGCTGCCCAGATTGGTCAAGGTGTTGAGCCCCAGCCAGTGGCAGAAGAAAACCTACCAGTGCAGATAGAAGCTGAGGAAATGCCAGATGCTGAGGTCCTAGTTGATATGGATGGCCAGGAAGATGCCTCAGACTGTTTCCCAGATCCAGCTGATGACTGA